A region of Brevundimonas sp. NIBR10 DNA encodes the following proteins:
- a CDS encoding energy transducer TonB produces the protein MSVALFAALVLMSPPRQQDSPVSWVTPPAPTEEDYPGFASLIGVSGSVSVNCLSTVSGRVRDCQVLSATPPGLGFETAAITIVSRGLTRPASAGGVPYESRFSVRVPFQMWEDDVEDEPRPERPDVPTPTESALRLAERVVDAYGAGPMIEVAVDGLPLAKHEEVQNWARRDMVQSDRQVKAAVTRMVALALTEEQMSEILEGGAVAVGGRQDVYDLGNYLMWDVDVGAYLKDRYCSRYEC, from the coding sequence ATGAGCGTCGCTCTGTTCGCCGCGCTCGTCCTCATGTCGCCGCCTCGGCAGCAAGATTCGCCGGTGAGTTGGGTGACGCCGCCGGCCCCGACTGAAGAGGATTATCCAGGTTTCGCCTCGCTGATTGGTGTCAGCGGGTCGGTTTCGGTGAACTGCCTGTCGACCGTCTCCGGGCGCGTACGGGATTGCCAAGTCCTCAGCGCGACGCCGCCGGGCCTGGGATTTGAAACCGCCGCCATCACCATTGTCAGTCGCGGATTGACCCGGCCGGCGAGTGCCGGCGGCGTGCCGTATGAATCCCGCTTCTCGGTGCGCGTGCCCTTTCAGATGTGGGAAGACGATGTCGAAGACGAGCCCCGACCAGAACGTCCCGACGTTCCCACACCCACAGAGTCAGCCCTTCGCCTCGCCGAGCGTGTGGTGGACGCCTACGGCGCAGGCCCGATGATCGAGGTTGCTGTGGACGGGCTCCCTCTCGCCAAGCACGAGGAAGTCCAGAACTGGGCCCGGCGGGATATGGTCCAATCCGATCGGCAAGTGAAAGCAGCCGTGACCCGGATGGTAGCTCTGGCTCTCACCGAGGAACAGATGTCGGAAATCCTGGAGGGCGGCGCGGTCGCGGTCGGCGGGCGCCAAGACGTCTATGACCTCGGAAACTACCTCATGTGGGACGTCGATGTCGGGGCCTATCTGAAAGACAGGTACTGTTCCCGGTACGAGTGCTGA